From a region of the Pongo pygmaeus isolate AG05252 chromosome 5, NHGRI_mPonPyg2-v2.0_pri, whole genome shotgun sequence genome:
- the HMGN3 gene encoding high mobility group nucleosome-binding domain-containing protein 3 isoform X1: MPKRKSPENTEDKDGSKVTKQEPTRRSARLSAKPAPPKPEPKPRKTSAKKEPGAKISRGAKGKKEEKQEAGKEGTAPSENGETKAEEIHISRSTVNVSTSRGTPPSTLSVKGQIETVRVKGTEN, encoded by the exons tctCCAGAGAATACAGAGGACAAAGATGGATCCAAAGTAACTAAACAGGAG CCCACAAGACGGTCTGCCAGATTGTCAGCG AAACCTGCTCCACCAAAACCTGAACCCAAACCAAGAAAAACATCTGCTAAG AAAGAACCTGGAGCAAAGATTAGCAGAGGTGCtaaagggaagaaggaggaaaagcagGAAGCTGGAAAGGAAGGTACTGCACCATCTGAAAATGGTGAAACTAAAGCTGAAGAG ATCCACATCTCTCGCTCAACTGTTAATGTCTCAACCTCCAGAGGCACCCCACCCAGCACACTGTCAGTAAAGGGGCAGATTGAAACAGTGAGAGTTAAGG GCACAGAAAACTGA
- the HMGN3 gene encoding high mobility group nucleosome-binding domain-containing protein 3 isoform X4 has product MPKRKSPENTEDKDGSKVTKQEPTRRSARLSAKPAPPKPEPKPRKTSAKKEPGAKISRGAKGKKEEKQEAGKEGTEN; this is encoded by the exons tctCCAGAGAATACAGAGGACAAAGATGGATCCAAAGTAACTAAACAGGAG CCCACAAGACGGTCTGCCAGATTGTCAGCG AAACCTGCTCCACCAAAACCTGAACCCAAACCAAGAAAAACATCTGCTAAG AAAGAACCTGGAGCAAAGATTAGCAGAGGTGCtaaagggaagaaggaggaaaagcagGAAGCTGGAAAGGAAG GCACAGAAAACTGA
- the HMGN3 gene encoding high mobility group nucleosome-binding domain-containing protein 3 isoform X3, which yields MPKRKSPENTEDKDGSKVTKQEPTRRSARLSAKPAPPKPEPKPRKTSAKKEPGAKISRGAKGKKEEKQEAGKEGTAPSENGETKAEEAQKTESVDNEGE from the exons tctCCAGAGAATACAGAGGACAAAGATGGATCCAAAGTAACTAAACAGGAG CCCACAAGACGGTCTGCCAGATTGTCAGCG AAACCTGCTCCACCAAAACCTGAACCCAAACCAAGAAAAACATCTGCTAAG AAAGAACCTGGAGCAAAGATTAGCAGAGGTGCtaaagggaagaaggaggaaaagcagGAAGCTGGAAAGGAAGGTACTGCACCATCTGAAAATGGTGAAACTAAAGCTGAAGAG GCACAGAAAACTGAATCTGTAGATAACGAGGGAGAATGA
- the HMGN3 gene encoding high mobility group nucleosome-binding domain-containing protein 3 isoform X5 has product MPKRKSPENTEDKDGSKVTKQEPTRRSARLSAKPAPPKPEPKPRKTSAKKEPGAKISRGAKGKKEEKQEAGKEGTAPSENGETKAEEIHISRSTVNVSTSRGTPPSTLSVKGQIETVRVKGTVENSACLQ; this is encoded by the exons tctCCAGAGAATACAGAGGACAAAGATGGATCCAAAGTAACTAAACAGGAG CCCACAAGACGGTCTGCCAGATTGTCAGCG AAACCTGCTCCACCAAAACCTGAACCCAAACCAAGAAAAACATCTGCTAAG AAAGAACCTGGAGCAAAGATTAGCAGAGGTGCtaaagggaagaaggaggaaaagcagGAAGCTGGAAAGGAAGGTACTGCACCATCTGAAAATGGTGAAACTAAAGCTGAAGAG ATCCACATCTCTCGCTCAACTGTTAATGTCTCAACCTCCAGAGGCACCCCACCCAGCACACTGTCAGTAAAGGGGCAGATTGAAACAGTGAGAGTTAAGGGTACAGTAGAAAATTCTGCATGTTTGCAGTGA
- the HMGN3 gene encoding high mobility group nucleosome-binding domain-containing protein 3 isoform X2, translating to MPKRKSPENTEDKDGSKVTKQEPTRRSARLSAKPAPPKPEPKPRKTSAKKEPGAKISRGAKGKKEEKQEAGKEGTAPSENGETKAEEIHISRSTVNVSTSRGTPPSTLHRKLNL from the exons tctCCAGAGAATACAGAGGACAAAGATGGATCCAAAGTAACTAAACAGGAG CCCACAAGACGGTCTGCCAGATTGTCAGCG AAACCTGCTCCACCAAAACCTGAACCCAAACCAAGAAAAACATCTGCTAAG AAAGAACCTGGAGCAAAGATTAGCAGAGGTGCtaaagggaagaaggaggaaaagcagGAAGCTGGAAAGGAAGGTACTGCACCATCTGAAAATGGTGAAACTAAAGCTGAAGAG ATCCACATCTCTCGCTCAACTGTTAATGTCTCAACCTCCAGAGGCACCCCACCCAGCACACT GCACAGAAAACTGAATCTGTAG